The sequence TTTATGCATATACatggtacaattaaaaataatcataattacacacatatattataCCTGGTGtaaaagttacacatttttaagTCATAAATGAGTTTTGctctatcttttttattattttttattttttatttttatatacacttgcgtttactattttcttttctttattgggatttttatggtttatttatattaaattccTTGTCTTTTGCACAATATTAACTCACttagaacaaaaattttaaaaacttagataggacttgtgacacaaaattagacaacaattgaaatccaatttagaaatttaattggattttctctatgCTTTGGCTTTAATTATAGAGCAAAGATtatctccaaactagtttggtaaaaaattcttcaagcttcttatgtatttctttttttggtgtgaatttttaaaatctaaccgttgaatttcatgttccttataTTATTaacatacatatcaaatttcattcaaatcgaATGTgatttactattcgatcaataaacttattttttatacacaattttagattacaaaaacttgaaattttgacatttgtttgatgatataacaactaattttttattttcttgaaattttgcaagcataaatgatataataagaaaatgtaatccaatggttagattttcaaagtTCACgctcaatataaagatatatgagaagtttgaaaggtttctctccaaactagtttggagagaaactttgttcttaattatatatagatgattAATGTATcgtattttttcttcttattgcTATACTATTATATAATTCAATGTATATGTTCTCAAAaggtaaatttatttatttttaatagaagtCTTTTTTTGAAACGCCCTCAGTCCCTCAACTTGTTACTTTGCATTGGAGAATGGATactatgtttttctttattttgagcAATGTAAGGACTATTTTgatgtaaattttattgttaaatataaaataacgTATGGCaaccatattatatatatatatatatatagagagagagagagagagagagagagagagagagagagagagggttattatttatatttaagatTTTGATATAACTTAAccacctaaaaaaaatagatatattactGATTAAGTGGTATATTGTAAttgatgtataataaaagtaatcATAGTGGTAGATCCATATCAAAATAATGTTGTATTAATCACGGTTTATCACTTGAACAagttgcaaaaatatttttaaaaaaagttgtgtCCCAACATTGCTTAAGAATTAATGGCCAACAATAATGTGTATATTTGGTATGTATGATTCCATAGTACTAGTGAAAATAgagttttttctttcaaaaaaaaaaaaaaaaagagttttactTGGGGAATGATTTAATGGCCAAAGATTATGTGTGTTAGGTCTGTAGGATTCCATTGTGCttaccaaaaagtaaaattccCCTGAAGTTAGGCCTCAATATTTTTCTAGATTTTGATACGACTTAGTGgcaaaatgttaaaatttttgtgttaagATGGCCCGAGTAGCTaattatcaaatcaaaacaacagACAAGGAGACATGGGCACCATTGCTGATTTTGGAAAACATGATATGACTGCATTCAATCACAATGTATGCCTTAGGAGTGAAGAAGGGACCTCTAAAGTTtaaacaaaacattattattattggaaaaaaggcaccaataaactaattttgattttaaattatagtTGTTAATATCGTATGATACATGATATATATCATACAATAAAATCTTCATGTATATGatgaagaaattaaatatactatagaaaatctttttattttattttattttataataatttattaataattacagAAAGTGGAAGAATTTGAATCTTAAATATCTTCGttggaaacataaaaaaaaactaaccagttaataatataaaatgccatctcaaattaatcttttttttttttttttgagggagcAAGTCAAATTAATCTAAGGTAAGTATATTATTATCACTTAATATTACACGGTAAGGTTCAATGTCCAGAATTAAAAGTAGAAAAAGGGCAAACATTACAAAAGACACAAGTGCGCGTTTGGACTACGACTAGCTATCACCTCCCAAAGGTGAAAGATGCAGTTAAAAAGACTCATCATGTCATGTGATTCAACACACCACAACCGTTCATTTGGGTCGAGATCGGAATTATAGGGGGGGAGCACATGCCCTTCCGATGTCGTGTCACTCCTGCATGATTcatagtaaataataatattggataagaaaatactatttttttgcgGTGTCGGTGAGTGCTAAGAAAGAGAACAGTCGGTCGGTCATTTACACCTTTAGATTGGATGTCGGTCCCTTGTTTATACGcgtcatggattttttttagtccttaatTGATGGATGGGTCTTGTGCCAATGTTCGCTTAATAGAAAAGACTAGGGCTTTATTGTGCCGTTTCATACTTGTCTTGTTAGTCAAAACAAATCCGGGTCccatccaaaaaacaaaaaaacaaatccgGAGGCCCCACTTAAACTACTAATTTTGGACTCAAAAGTTGCAACTTGCAATAAACCCAAACTCCTCCCCCCAACGCCCCgacaatttcaatttcaattaacttCTACTTCAGTTATcacattaaattataaaatttagtttttatcaatttaatccTCACTTTGTCAAAATGGTTGTCATTTATGTTATTAACCTATTTAAACGACaccatttaaatttatttatatatatatatatatattaaaaggtaactaatcataatattttatttaaaaagaaatggaaCTAGCCATATGGTAGTTGAAATGACACCTTTTTCTTATCAATTCCATTGTGAGATTTGGTTTCTACTTAtcagaggttttttttttttttttttttttttttttttttttttttttttttttttttttttttttttttttttttctaatttgtatttaaatacTAAGGCGGAACTACAACCAGGGGGgggccggggggggggggggggcgtggacccccaaattttttttttaatcctttataTTACCTATAACTATTGAACATTTTTTAAGATATAGCCTATAAAAATAAGGTTGGCCAGTTCCTCCCCTGCTAAGTTGTAACCATGATTATTTTGGTTTCTACTTATtagagggttttttttcttcggatttttattttaaataccaAGTTGTAATTCATGCTTACATAGAAAAGgtagaatataataaaatatgtcAAAAGAAGGAGGGGAGGAGGGGGAGGGAGGGCATTAACAGATTAAGATCCTCTAGCATTGTCCAAATAACTCCACCATAgagttcttaaaattttatccaATCATTGTGAAATGGATTACTCCACCATAGAGTTCTTAAAACTTTATCTAGCCATTGTGAAATGGATTAGATTTTATCACGTTatcaatatttaatatttaagaaAACATTAACTTACCATTTTGCATCTACTTAAAATATCAATGATGAAGTAAAAAtctaatttgtttattttaaaatgaatggaTACATTTTTAAACACTTTGGTCGAGTTACCATAAGAATTTGGCGAAACTACATTATTGGTCcctgaaatttaatttttgaacgTAATTGGTCTCTTAAGTTTCAAATGAGCGCTATTAGTCCCtcaagtttgaaaaataaacacTATTAGTCATTCTGTTAATTGCTATTAATGTCAATGCCTACATGGTTAACGGAGTAGTGATGTAGAATCTTTTAAAGTAACATggcatttgtttttattattaaaaaaaaaaaaaaaaaaaaaaaaacataacttaAATGACACCTCAGAAACCCAATTTCCCACACCTAACCCGATTCTTTACGAGTTACCCAAATCAAATCTAAAATGCTTGATTAAGTGTTTGACCTGTCGTCTTCCTCCATGCGTCGCCATGATGCCGTCTCCATCCGCCGGTGATGGCATCATCCTCTCCCATGTAACAGTGACAGCAACAAAAAGTGATGAAAAACCCATTTTTGCACAATCACAGGTACCTCGCCGCTCCTCCCCCTCTCCATACAACCCCTCAAGTattgttctctctctttatagTCACAATTTAGCGaattaggtttttaattttttgaaatttcagatCTTGTTATCGTTATGTTATCAATTTGTGTTTAGCTAATTCTCAAAGATCATATGTATGTTATATTGTTggcattttgtcaaaattgggttttagctttttattattttggcgGTGCATTCTTTTTAGATTGGCAAGTGAATTGAGAATctatttgtttataattatttggTTTTCGATTGTGATTCTAAAGCATTGAAGAGTGTTAGTGAACAGTGGTATTCTTTGATTGTAGATCTCAATATCTCATACACGTGTTAAGTTTAATTCATAAGTAATTTGGGAGATTTTATTTGGGTAACTCGTTTGGAACTAGGTCAGGTCTGTGTGAGATTATGGGTTTCTAATGttttatttgagttttgtattcttttcaataaaaaaagatgCCACATCACTTCAAGAGATGTCAAATTATTGCTTTGTTAGCCATGTAAGCATTGACACTAATGAAAACTAGCATGTAGTCCGTACTTATGCACGGAAATATTAACAATTGTGATGATAAGATGTTTATCTTAATAGATTCAATTTCCACATTGAGCATTATGAATGGAAGTAACTTAACAccaatatttaaaaatcaaattggacacatagcacaaaattaaactacaattagaaattaatttgattcaatttgaattctaaaattgaacttcaacttaatataatatatatgattatatttttgtcacttttaacaaattaacaaaatcttaatccagacacactaaaaactattaaaaaataagaactaatCATTGAGCTTGGAATCTTCTTGGAGGCGCCAATGAAGCGCTAATGTATGAGAGTGTGAAGTAAGGAAGAGTGGGATTGAACATTGTGTTTGAACCCGACCTTGCTCTAAAAAATCCGTAAGGAGGAGGAGAGGGCAGTGTGTAGATCTAGTTGGTAGAGGTTGAGAGAGGAGGAGACATGGGATGAAGATATGGAATTAGGAGGAGAtgatgttttacttttatagtcTTTCTCGTTGGACTCCTTGGTTCTGGTTGTGGGATTAGAAGAGTTCCAGACTCTATTGAGATCACCCATAAAAGTGTGCAGGTGAGATGTTCTTGCTTAGGCCAATgagtattattattgtggttttcttggcttccgtgttaaatgttaatgcatcatttatttgggcacaaaaattagaaaatttagataagatacatgacacaaaattggagtccaatttatAATCTCCATGAAAGTGTGCAGGTAAGATGTTTTTACTTAGGCCAATGAGcattattattgtggttttattGGCTTCCGTGTTAAATGTTAATACATCATTTATTTgggcacaaaaattagaaaatttagataagatacatgacacaaaattgaagtcaaatttatattctaattaaatttttttttgagttttggttaggacaagtggcgcaaaattgagaatccaattgaaatctaattggattttctctctgcttcacctattattatatatatagattaacaGAATGACTAAtagtgtatttttttaaaaacttgaggGACTAATAATGCTCATTTGAAACTTGAGGGATCAATAGTGTTCAAAGGGTAAACTTCAGGGACCAATGGTGTAGTTTCACCTAAAAATTTTATAGGATTGGGATCCACAGTTGACATATACGTTGAGCATGAGATAATAACTTAGGGtgtatttggataccgcttattttgctgaaactgaaaatttattactgaaagtattgtaaataaaaataaaagttagttgaaatagtacagtgagaccataaataataccaaaaagtgtaatgagactatgaatagtaacaaaaataaactgaatagtaaaataattttaattttccatcCCAATGGGATCCAAATGCAGagttaacttttcttttttcttttttttttttaaaaaaaaaattattggtaaGAGGACCCATATACAATTTTCATTGGATAATGACGCCTGATCCAGTCTACATCTCCAGCACATCACTCAAGCCATTAGGATGGGTTGGTCTCGGACAAGCCCATAATGTGTTTCAGCCTTCAATTAAAGTTGATACAAATGGGCCATGTTTAGCCTTCTTGCTGGGTTAAGGAAAGAATAAGCAAACAGTACAACCTTTACTTTGCAGGGTCAGTACTGACTCAGTCTTAACAGATTGAGCTTGTTGAGGAATGTGAACTACGAATGAGGGAGGGATGAGGGGGCAAAGGTTTGGTAATCAGGTAATAATAGTATAGAAACCAAAATGGAGCAATGAAAATTCAACTCTTTCCTTTTCATTTGACGTATATTAAGATAATATACACACCATagctttggttttggttttcactcgctcactctctctctattcttCATTTGCCTCTACAATTTACAGctttctcctttatttttcgATGCTGATTACATGACACTTATTCGTATGGGTCAAGACTAGTAACTTTTAACTACACTAAACTTACAATAGGTATCTACTTACCATAGACTGGACTTACTTGTTGCGTCATTGAAAGGTCCCAAAACAGACTGTCCAACAAAAAAGGTAAAACACGTTAAATAAATGGATGGGGACTTCTGCCTAAATTGCAGGAAAAAAATGGAAGCTAAAACAGCTCACAGaaacctttaaaaataaaaaataaaaaataaaaacctcctCAATATCACATGTGAAGATATGAAACTAACCATATTAAGAAGCCGGAATGCTGCTGGCCGAGTGAATTTTCTAGCAAAAAGAAAGCATGTGGATGGTTTACCCTTGCTAGTGCACCATTCTCTTCGGTACTCAGTCTCATAATAGATATTATCTATGTCCTACAAAGgtcatcaaattttttattatgctCCCGATCCCTCATTTCATAAGAACAGATAATGTAAATGCTATTTTCAATTGAAACCAAATAATTTGCATGCCTCATAGATTCCAATGTAATATCTCAAGCTAGTGTTGAACTTGAATGGGACATGAAATaccaaattaattttattctaaGTTTCTTTTGCTTTACATTAGAGATTGTGTATATAGCATACATAGTGCTAAACAGATGTTCAATGTAAACATAATTTTCCATGAATGGCAAAATTAAAACGGTAAGTCATTCTTTTGTCCCTCTAATATTTCCTGCTATTTACCAGAAAATAATTTACTGCAAGTTTTCCGATTAACATCCCACACAAATGGAAATCTTATTATTCCAGTAGTTGACTTCTGTTAGTCTGAAACATAGAACAGCTGAGCACTAGACAATGAGTCCTCCTctcccttcttttttcttttttcttttttaattttatttaacccTCCCATAGTCAAACCATTGTGCAGGTTCAACCGCATATGAAAGCTCTAGTTAATTTTGGGGAAGATAAGTCCTCATAATTACTCTGGTTTCAGAAAATATTCAAGGAAAATTAGATTCTTGCTATCACTGGATGGCACAGTGAAAAGTGTTAAATTACGAATATGATAGCACACCATTTTCAAGAAGTATTTGTAAACATTCATCTAACATcatgaaaattgtattttcCTTGCTGGTGAGATGTAAGAAACATGCCAACAATTTGATTTCTGATATGCACCCAAAGAGAATTGAGTTGATTTTCCTCATTTTGGAGAACCATTTCAATCAactaagtataatttttttttttaaattggtaaTTTACACATGCACCTGATGGGTCTTGAATCCACGACCTAACTCTCACCTAGAACTTAAAAGGGGAAGAGGTGCCAGTTGTGCTTGAGCTCATTAGCAACTAAGTATAATATTGTTACtagccaaaaaacaaaacctgaGGTATAATACTATGCTACAAAGCCATTTCTAAGCTGGCAGATtgttttcaagagaattttatttaatacaTTAACACATCCATGAGATAGATATAAGGGGTGCAACCTACAACTATTAATTATTGCTCAAAGGATGGCTTGCAAAGACAGCAGCAATACCTTTATAGATTGGATAAGCGTAGGAGTAGCATCTGAAAACTTGTAAGTTACAGGATGCCATCCACGACGTTCATGGTCTTTGGAGGATGAGAGATCCCATGAACTATGTGTCAGTGATCTTCGTGTGATTTCTCCTTCAAGGCCTTCTTGCTGAAATGTGAAAGACAATGGTCTTAGAAAGTCAATTATAAAAAAGGTTGTTATATGGACACTACATTCTTAGCTTCTCAGACTCCACTTtccatatttttaattaaaatcttATGCAGTGAAACATGGAATGCAAGAATCTACAAGATGATTTTAAAAGGCTGCCCTTACTTAGAGAAAAATAGgagggggtgggggtgggggtgggggtggggaaCTGAAACCTCTTGTGAATGAAAATATAATACGTGGATGCTACTTTTGAATGGAGTcctattatttatatattaagcTTCATTTCAAATTTCATCCTAAATCCTGCTACAAATGCCTTCTCAATATGCATGTTTTTGTTCAGGTATATGGTTTAAGAATCAGAAAGACAGTTtgcaaacaacattttaaaacaGGTTTGAAGGCTTGCTATTATTAGTTCTATTTCAATATCTTGTTTGAATTTAGATGTCCTACCCAATTTTGACATATGTTAAGTATCTATGTCAGCATGTCATAAATATTAACGAAGCAGAACATCAGCACAATATAATTTCAACCAAATCTCTAGTTAAGAAGAACCGGAAGCCTCCCAGTTTATTAGCTTTGCATTTGACTTCATCTTCTGTTTTCTGACAACTTATATCTGCTGTCAGGTACGCAGAGAACCAGAAAGCAAAAAATACCTCCAATAAGGTTGCTAATGTGTTATTCCACCAAATTATCCATAATTAACTAAGATATGTCCATTGAGGTTGCCAACATTTAGcatcaacaaaataattttaaattactaaaTCTTCTTGTtgctaattttttcttttattatgagAAAACACCACTagcaaatttcatatataatagAAACTAAGAGCCAACTGTggcttgaaattttgaaaggaCTAAGCTCAGCATAAGATGAAAAACTATCttctgatttattttttattttttttttcccataatgTCTTTAAGAAAGTGTTAAGACTGTTGAAAATGcttttgtcaaattttataatctaaaagGGGTTCATTCGTCTCTATAGATAAAGTCAAAATCTTAATTGACATGGACAAGGCTCAGAATAATTGGATAAGAATTTATCTTACAGCCAGTAATGTCTGAACATAGTGTTCATCCGGTATACAATTATGCTCCTTGGATGCATCAGTTGGCTGCACATGAAAGgtaaaagcaaataaataaactttatcTACTTCAAACATCTTCctgagtctctctctctcttattggTAAGTCTACACACACACCCCATGAGTTTTGAACACCCAACCTTACCCTCCACCCTTTATTATGGGGAGAGGAGGTGCCTTTTGAGCTAGATCTCATTGGTGGGTAActcttattaattaaattagtattTGACCTCAAGATCAGATTCTGGAAATAAATTACAGTACTGCATGTGTGCAAATACATTTCATATCAGAACGTCAATGTATGGCTACCAAAAATACTTTCTTTGAAAGCTGGTAAAGATCCAGTGCTGGGAAAGCCGATAGATAACTAAATAATGTTTCAAAAGATTACTGAATAAAGAAAAGTAACTTACAAGGGGATGATCTCGCCAAAACTCAGGTAGTGATCTCCTCTGCATTATTACAAAATATAGAACAGGTAAAATTACAGAATCCTCGACAAGGAAACTTGAAAAATGTACGACTTCATAATGAtgagaaaaaattgtaatacaAACATGTCTCAAATAGTGAAAGCTATGAAGAGTACACAATCAGAAATTAAAACTGTATGCACtaagaaataaattaatcattgaGAGCAGCTGAGCATGTCTTCCCAGTAAAGTAGCTTGGTTTCACTCTAGCATGCCCAACATTACACTTCATTTTCAACATCTAGAAGTTCACGCAGgtgaattttaaaataagtttatttttaataaggGAACATAAGTACATTTTGCCGATTTTTCAAATGTCAACATGTCGTCAAAGTTCTTAAATATCTACACAACAATAGCAAAATAGGGACAATATGAAGTTTAAGCACCTATGATTTTTCTAGCTGACAATAAAGATGATCTCTCCAGTCTGCTTTGTGCTCTTTTTgcataaaatagtttttttcagtatacatctttcttacttatcaaaaaagaaaaaaaagattatctCTTCACATTTATATAGTGGCTACAGCCACAAATCATAATGAAGACAACTTGCCTTGCAATACTCTTGAAACCTGGGAAATATAGTACTGTCTTTCACAACAACCTCTGCATGCTTTCTGGTCAGAACAACCCACTGCAAGAAAACGAAGCAAAGACATGAGTCAGACATTCTATTTCtagaatttttattgaacaCCAAAAGCAATAAATCTAATATGTAAAATTCTTACCTGAGATCCTTTCCTCCAGTTATGAACTGGAATAACAGGATCCATTTTTGGATTGTAGCGACCCTCTTTTGTATCAGCAAAGCTGCTTCCACCATTTAATTGTCAAAAACACATTAGTAACGTGACCAATACGAAATGTGCAGAGATCTGATAATGCTCCAAGCATATCTTAATAAAAGCTTGAATCATCCTACCTCAGCAAGGGTATGGAAGAAAAAGGAGATCAAAGACATTCATCCACACAGGAATTACATACATACACCCAACAtaatttgtatttgtgtttgcGTGCGTGTGTGTGCGTGCATATGTGAGGGGGAGGAGAGATGCACACACTTGTTTAAGGACTGGACCACTGACCTGTCTACAAAACTAGTTGATGTGGACATGATATAGTCATAGGTGTAGCTGAAGTTGTATAGAGGTATGCAGCTGAAAAGAGATCAAGTAACTGAAATATTGTTAgacaaaaaaatcacaaaaaaaaaaaaaaaagcaaaaatatacATTATTGTATGATAATAAAATACGGACTTTGCTCCTTAACCAGACATCTACCTCCTAACCAATTAAATGCATACATAACAAAGCATCTAAATAATCACAGTTAGAAAGTTCCAACTCAAAGACAGAGAAATGCAGAGCATATACTCAAGCAGTAATTATGAAGATCAATTGTCACCTGTCTGAGAGAAACACAAAGCGTTCATTATAAGGATCATCAAGTGCATGCTTAAGCAATCTACGCTCTGCCTCAATCATGCTGGCTTCACCCCAGTCTACCTGGTATATGACAACATGAACTGAATATTGTCATGCCAATGAAAATAGCAAAGTAAAAATTTACATTTGATCACAACTTTTACGTTATGAACCAAGCCAACAGGAATGCATAAAGTACACTGATTAAAATACACAGGTAAGCTACACTGTAATTAATTTTACTTTGGGCACTATGTTGGTTTTATAGGAATGATATCATTATGTTAACGATCTATGCAACATAGATCTGGCAAATTAATCAAACATGTATGAGTAGGGAGTTGCAGCAATGGAGCATTATATATACATCATGCGTTTTCACGCGCACACACATACAAgttatgtatgtatgtacatGCAC is a genomic window of Quercus lobata isolate SW786 chromosome 2, ValleyOak3.0 Primary Assembly, whole genome shotgun sequence containing:
- the LOC115976609 gene encoding glycosyltransferase BC10; this translates as MKRKATQQQKSHYKWRRKLFAVILLGFCFGTLVMMMQSQCSRIMMLGPRLVQKPKIAFLFIARNRLPLEIVWDSFFRGGENKFSISVHSRPGFLFSKATTRSVYFLNRQVNDSIQVDWGEASMIEAERRLLKHALDDPYNERFVFLSDSCIPLYNFSYTYDYIMSTSTSFVDSFADTKEGRYNPKMDPVIPVHNWRKGSQWVVLTRKHAEVVVKDSTIFPRFQEYCKRRSLPEFWRDHPLPTDASKEHNCIPDEHYVQTLLAQEGLEGEITRRSLTHSSWDLSSSKDHERRGWHPVTYKFSDATPTLIQSIKDIDNIYYETEYRREWCTSKGKPSTCFLFARKFTRPAAFRLLNMSVLGPFNDATSKSSLW